Proteins encoded by one window of Streptomyces sp. NBC_01477:
- a CDS encoding adenylosuccinate synthase, producing MPALVLLGAQWGDEGKGKATDLLGGSVDYVVRYQGGNNAGHTVVVGDQKYALHLLPSGILSPGCTPVIGNGVVVDPAVLLSELSGLDERGVDTSKLLISGNAHLITPYHQTIDKVTERFLGNRKIGTTGRGIGPAYADKINRVGIRVQDLFDESILHQKVDAALQDKNQILVKIFNRRAISTDQVVEEYLGYADRLRDYVTDTTLVLNQALEDGKVVLMEGGQGTLLDVDHGTYPFVTSSNPTSGGACTGSGIGPTKITRVIGILKAYTTRVGSGPFPTELFDEDGERLRTVGHEFGVTTGRNRRCGWFDAVIARYATRVNGLTDFFLTKLDILTGWERIPVCVAYEIDGRRVDELPYSQSDFHHAKPIYEYLPGWSEDITKAQTFADLPKNAQDYVKALEEMSGAPISAIGVGPGRTETIEINSFI from the coding sequence GTGCCCGCACTTGTGCTGCTCGGTGCTCAGTGGGGTGACGAGGGCAAGGGGAAGGCCACCGACCTGCTCGGCGGCTCCGTCGACTACGTCGTCCGCTATCAGGGCGGCAACAACGCCGGCCACACGGTGGTCGTCGGCGACCAGAAATACGCACTGCATCTTCTCCCCTCCGGCATCCTGTCACCCGGATGCACTCCGGTGATCGGCAACGGTGTCGTGGTCGACCCGGCGGTCCTGCTCTCCGAGCTGAGCGGACTCGACGAGCGCGGCGTGGACACATCCAAACTGCTGATCAGCGGTAACGCCCATCTGATCACGCCGTATCACCAGACCATCGACAAGGTGACGGAGCGCTTCCTGGGCAACCGGAAGATCGGCACCACGGGACGCGGTATCGGCCCGGCGTACGCGGACAAGATCAACCGGGTCGGCATCAGGGTGCAGGACCTCTTCGACGAATCGATCCTCCATCAGAAGGTCGACGCGGCGCTCCAGGACAAGAACCAGATCCTGGTGAAGATCTTCAACCGGAGGGCGATCAGCACCGACCAGGTCGTCGAGGAATACCTCGGCTACGCGGACCGCCTCAGGGACTACGTCACGGACACCACCCTGGTCCTCAACCAGGCGCTGGAGGACGGCAAGGTCGTGCTCATGGAGGGCGGCCAGGGCACGCTCCTCGACGTCGACCACGGCACCTATCCCTTCGTCACCTCGTCCAACCCGACCTCGGGCGGGGCCTGCACCGGCAGCGGAATCGGCCCCACGAAGATCACCCGGGTGATCGGCATCCTCAAGGCGTACACAACGCGTGTGGGCTCGGGACCGTTCCCCACCGAGCTGTTCGACGAGGACGGCGAGCGACTGCGCACCGTCGGCCACGAATTCGGCGTCACCACCGGGCGCAACCGGCGCTGCGGCTGGTTCGACGCGGTCATCGCCCGGTACGCGACCCGCGTCAACGGCCTGACCGACTTCTTCCTCACCAAGCTGGACATCCTCACCGGCTGGGAGCGGATCCCGGTGTGCGTCGCCTACGAGATCGACGGCCGCCGGGTGGACGAACTGCCCTACAGCCAGAGCGACTTCCACCACGCCAAGCCGATCTACGAATACCTGCCCGGCTGGTCGGAGGACATCACCAAGGCGCAGACCTTCGCCGACCTGCCGAAGAACGCGCAGGACTACGTCAAGGCGCTGGAAGAGATGTCCGGCGCGCCGATCTCCGCGATCGGGGTGGGCCCCGGCCGCACCGAGACCATCGAGATCAACTCGTTCATCTGA
- a CDS encoding diacylglycerol kinase family protein, with protein sequence MSAHPLGHPPPDSVRGWPLLLVIDPAARANDGESVRIAKDVLCAGAPSVKIAFPESAEEAERALTHRGRRRPVVLGDDLALLRAVRALHRDRTLHEAPVSLVPIGSRTTLARALGVPVDVPAAARAVLDGTQRELDLLVDESGGIVLGTLSIPCGSPVSQTAAHWWTPVEKTARSLVRTLTAPIPASGHQPPRQRLRVEADGVVLADLDEPVQEISVRPAPAGFAEVCVRRTEGAANIRARARTITVSGRDFRYRADSAVTGPVRTRTWTVEPAAWRLTVPRH encoded by the coding sequence GTGTCGGCTCACCCTCTCGGGCATCCTCCGCCGGACTCCGTCCGGGGGTGGCCCCTGCTGCTGGTCATCGATCCGGCGGCACGCGCGAACGACGGCGAGTCCGTCCGAATCGCGAAGGATGTCCTGTGTGCGGGCGCGCCCTCCGTGAAGATCGCCTTCCCCGAGTCCGCGGAGGAGGCCGAACGCGCCCTGACCCACCGCGGCCGGCGGCGCCCCGTGGTCCTCGGCGACGACCTCGCCCTGCTGCGTGCGGTCCGCGCCCTGCACCGCGACCGGACTCTGCACGAGGCTCCGGTGTCACTGGTGCCGATCGGGTCGCGCACGACGCTGGCCCGCGCGCTCGGCGTGCCGGTCGATGTGCCCGCGGCGGCCCGTGCGGTACTGGACGGCACGCAGCGCGAACTCGACCTGCTGGTGGACGAGAGCGGCGGCATCGTCCTCGGCACGCTGAGCATCCCCTGCGGCAGCCCGGTCTCGCAGACCGCCGCGCACTGGTGGACCCCGGTGGAGAAGACCGCCCGCTCGCTGGTCCGCACCCTGACCGCGCCGATCCCGGCCAGCGGCCACCAGCCGCCCCGGCAGCGGCTGCGGGTGGAGGCGGACGGCGTCGTGCTCGCCGACCTCGACGAGCCGGTGCAGGAGATCTCGGTCCGTCCGGCCCCGGCGGGCTTCGCGGAGGTCTGCGTACGGCGTACGGAGGGCGCGGCGAACATACGGGCCAGGGCGCGCACCATCACCGTCTCGGGGCGGGACTTCCGCTACCGCGCCGACTCCGCGGTCACCGGCCCGGTGCGGACCAGGACGTGGACGGTGGAGCCCGCGGCGTGGCGGTTGACGGTGCCGCGCCACTGA
- a CDS encoding GntR family transcriptional regulator yields MPEIGGPATPVRRSSLRQQIADALRDEVLTGRLQAGRHFTVKEIAELYGVSATPVREALVDLAAQGLLEVEQHRGFQVRRLTAADFRSLSDARLFIVEAAFRQMAQRGMGDLPADAVASVRRRAEAAARAAQTGSLDVLVGCDLRFWRELTAIVGNPHICEFLDRVRTQTWVYAVPHLRALSDPAGVCWAGHVALADAVAARDTRAAHALTTEYDVHTRALIEKLAPARS; encoded by the coding sequence ATGCCGGAAATCGGCGGTCCTGCCACGCCGGTGCGGCGCAGCAGCCTGCGCCAGCAGATCGCCGACGCCCTGCGCGACGAGGTACTGACCGGCAGGCTCCAGGCCGGGCGGCACTTCACCGTCAAGGAGATCGCCGAGCTGTACGGCGTCTCCGCCACCCCGGTCCGCGAGGCGCTGGTCGACCTGGCCGCACAGGGCCTGCTCGAAGTCGAACAGCACCGCGGCTTCCAGGTGCGGCGGCTGACCGCCGCGGATTTCCGCTCGCTCAGCGACGCGCGGCTCTTCATCGTCGAGGCGGCCTTCCGGCAGATGGCCCAGCGCGGCATGGGCGACCTGCCGGCCGACGCCGTGGCCTCCGTACGCCGCCGCGCCGAGGCCGCCGCCCGCGCCGCGCAGACCGGCAGCCTCGATGTGCTGGTCGGCTGCGACCTGCGCTTCTGGCGGGAGCTGACGGCCATCGTCGGCAATCCGCACATCTGCGAATTCCTCGACCGGGTCCGCACCCAGACCTGGGTCTACGCGGTGCCGCACCTGCGCGCGCTGAGCGACCCGGCCGGCGTCTGCTGGGCCGGCCACGTCGCCCTCGCGGATGCCGTCGCCGCCCGCGACACCCGGGCCGCGCACGCCCTCACGACCGAATACGACGTACATACCCGCGCCTTGATCGAGAAGCTGGCTCCCGCGCGCTCCTGA
- a CDS encoding MBL fold metallo-hydrolase — protein MSAGTAPGQPRATVGGWATPRALCVLAPNPSAMTLEGTNTWIVAEPDSPLAVVIDPGPLDEDHLANVLAAAEQAGKRVALTLLTHGHPDHAEGAARFAELTRSPVRALDPALRLGDEGLAAGDTVTTGGLELRVVGTPGHTSDSLSFLLPADAAVLTGDTLLGRGTTVVAHPDGRLGDYLDSLRRLQALTVDSGVDTVLPGHGPVLGDARGAVEFYLAHRAHRLAQVETAVESGLRTPAEVVARVYADVDPAVWPAAELSVRAQLDYLREHGLIELP, from the coding sequence GTGAGCGCCGGGACGGCGCCGGGGCAGCCGCGGGCCACGGTCGGCGGGTGGGCGACGCCCCGCGCGCTGTGCGTGCTCGCGCCCAACCCCTCGGCGATGACCCTGGAGGGCACCAACACCTGGATCGTCGCGGAACCGGACTCGCCGCTGGCCGTGGTCATCGACCCGGGACCGCTGGACGAGGACCACCTGGCCAACGTGCTCGCCGCGGCCGAGCAGGCGGGCAAGCGTGTCGCACTGACGCTGCTCACCCACGGCCACCCGGACCACGCCGAGGGCGCGGCCCGTTTCGCCGAGCTGACCCGCAGTCCGGTCCGCGCCCTGGACCCGGCGCTGCGGCTGGGCGACGAAGGGCTCGCCGCGGGCGACACCGTGACCACCGGCGGGCTTGAGCTGCGGGTCGTGGGCACCCCCGGGCACACCTCCGACTCGCTGTCCTTCCTGCTGCCCGCGGACGCGGCCGTGCTGACCGGCGACACCCTGCTCGGCCGCGGCACCACCGTGGTCGCCCACCCCGACGGGCGGCTCGGCGACTACCTGGACTCGTTGCGGCGGCTCCAGGCCCTCACCGTGGACAGCGGCGTGGACACCGTCCTGCCGGGCCACGGCCCGGTGCTCGGCGACGCCCGGGGCGCCGTCGAGTTCTATCTCGCCCACCGTGCCCACCGGCTCGCCCAGGTCGAGACCGCCGTCGAGTCCGGGCTGCGCACCCCGGCCGAGGTGGTCGCCCGCGTCTACGCCGACGTCGACCCGGCGGTGTGGCCCGCAGCGGAGCTATCGGTCCGCGCCCAACTCGACTACCTGCGCGAACACGGACTCATCGAACTGCCATGA
- a CDS encoding RidA family protein: MSGEVAARLAELGLTLPEVVPPLAAYQPAVRSGQYVFTSGQLPIVDGKLPATGKVGAEVTPEQAKDLARVCALNALAAVKSVTGDLDRIARVVKVTGFVASDPSFTGQPGVVNGASELLGEVLGGKGVHARSAVGVAVLPLDAPVEVELQVELLP; this comes from the coding sequence GTGAGCGGGGAGGTCGCGGCCCGGCTCGCCGAGCTGGGCCTGACGCTGCCCGAGGTGGTGCCGCCGCTGGCGGCCTACCAGCCGGCCGTGCGGTCGGGTCAGTACGTCTTCACGTCCGGGCAGCTGCCCATCGTGGACGGCAAGCTGCCGGCCACCGGCAAGGTCGGCGCCGAGGTCACGCCCGAGCAGGCCAAGGACCTGGCCCGGGTGTGCGCGCTCAACGCGCTGGCCGCGGTCAAGTCGGTCACCGGTGACCTCGACCGGATCGCGCGCGTGGTCAAGGTCACCGGCTTCGTCGCCTCCGACCCGTCCTTCACCGGGCAGCCCGGTGTCGTCAACGGGGCGAGCGAGCTGCTCGGTGAGGTGCTGGGCGGCAAGGGGGTGCACGCGCGCAGTGCGGTGGGCGTCGCGGTCCTGCCGCTCGACGCGCCCGTCGAGGTCGAACTCCAGGTCGAGCTGCTCCCTTAG
- a CDS encoding ArsA-related P-loop ATPase, whose protein sequence is MSAQQSSAVRLHIVTGKGGTGKTTVAAALALALAAEGRRVLLVEVEERQGVAQLFETEALPYEERRIASASGGGEVHALAIDAELAMLDYLDMFYKLGRAGRALKKLGAIDFATTVAPGIRDVLLTGKVCEAVRRKDKAGWPVYDAVVLDAPPTGRITRFLNVNDEVAGLARMGPIHNQAQSVMRVLKSPQTAIHLVTLLEEMPVQETMDGVAELRAAGLPVGAVIVNMVRPVLLGDADLAKAAADRSAVAVGKRRTAVAKALSQAGLGGARRGGVAERLVDPLLAQAHEHAQRVVLEREQRAEIAALGLPVRELELLSDGIDLGGLYRLGDSLRKQAAPGAAEPGTTAPDDVDA, encoded by the coding sequence GTGAGCGCTCAACAGTCATCCGCGGTCAGGCTCCACATTGTGACCGGCAAGGGCGGCACGGGTAAGACCACGGTCGCCGCCGCGCTGGCGCTTGCCCTCGCGGCCGAGGGCCGGCGCGTACTGCTGGTGGAGGTCGAGGAGCGGCAAGGTGTCGCCCAGCTGTTCGAGACCGAGGCGCTGCCTTACGAGGAGCGCAGGATCGCTTCGGCGTCCGGCGGCGGGGAGGTCCACGCGCTCGCCATCGACGCCGAGCTGGCGATGCTGGACTACCTCGACATGTTCTACAAGCTGGGCCGGGCCGGCCGCGCCCTCAAGAAGCTCGGCGCGATCGACTTCGCCACCACGGTCGCCCCCGGCATCCGGGACGTCCTGCTCACCGGCAAGGTGTGCGAGGCGGTCCGCCGCAAGGACAAGGCGGGCTGGCCGGTCTACGACGCGGTCGTGCTCGACGCGCCGCCGACCGGCCGCATCACCCGCTTCCTCAACGTCAACGACGAGGTCGCGGGACTGGCCAGGATGGGCCCGATACACAACCAGGCCCAGTCCGTGATGCGGGTGCTGAAATCCCCGCAGACCGCGATTCACCTGGTCACCCTGCTGGAGGAGATGCCGGTCCAGGAGACGATGGACGGCGTCGCGGAGCTGCGCGCCGCGGGGCTGCCGGTGGGCGCGGTGATCGTCAACATGGTGCGCCCGGTGCTGCTGGGCGACGCCGACCTCGCCAAGGCCGCCGCCGACCGCAGCGCGGTCGCCGTCGGAAAGCGGCGTACGGCGGTGGCCAAGGCGCTGTCGCAGGCCGGGCTCGGCGGCGCCAGGCGCGGCGGGGTCGCGGAGCGGCTGGTCGACCCGCTGCTCGCGCAGGCCCACGAGCACGCCCAGCGGGTGGTCCTGGAGCGCGAGCAGCGCGCCGAGATCGCCGCGCTCGGCCTGCCGGTGCGCGAGCTGGAGCTGCTCAGCGACGGCATCGACCTCGGCGGCCTCTACCGGCTG
- a CDS encoding NUDIX hydrolase, which yields MSMMSGAGLPAAWPERIRALARGELAPVVPRRAATVLLLRDTAPGGGPAVHMLRRRASMAFAAGAYAFPGGGVDPRDERPVRWAGPALDDWAGLLGVDPAAAQAVVCAAVRETFEESGVLLAGPDEESVVADTTGEDWEADRAALVAHDLAFADFLARRGLVLRTDLLRPCARWITPEFEERRYDTWFFLAVLPAGQRTRDVSGEADRTAWLRPAEAVAGYDRGDLTMLPPTIAVLRDLLPYDSADEAMAAGSARDLTPVIATATVDASGEIVLTWPGHDEFTRVAPGGEGR from the coding sequence ATGAGCATGATGAGCGGCGCCGGGCTGCCAGCCGCCTGGCCGGAGCGCATACGGGCGCTGGCCCGGGGAGAGCTGGCCCCGGTGGTGCCGCGCCGGGCGGCCACCGTGCTGCTGCTGCGGGACACCGCGCCCGGCGGTGGCCCGGCCGTGCACATGCTGCGGCGCCGCGCGTCGATGGCCTTCGCCGCCGGCGCCTACGCCTTCCCCGGTGGCGGCGTCGACCCGCGGGACGAGCGGCCGGTGCGCTGGGCCGGGCCCGCGCTCGACGACTGGGCCGGACTGCTGGGCGTCGACCCGGCCGCCGCCCAGGCGGTGGTGTGCGCGGCGGTGCGCGAGACGTTCGAGGAGTCGGGGGTCCTGCTGGCCGGCCCGGACGAGGAGTCCGTCGTCGCCGACACCACCGGCGAGGACTGGGAGGCAGACCGCGCCGCCCTGGTCGCGCACGACCTGGCCTTCGCCGACTTCCTGGCCCGCCGCGGCCTGGTGCTGCGTACGGACCTGCTGCGGCCCTGCGCCCGCTGGATCACCCCGGAGTTCGAGGAGCGCCGTTACGACACCTGGTTCTTCCTCGCCGTGCTGCCCGCGGGCCAGCGCACCCGGGACGTGTCGGGCGAGGCGGACCGTACCGCCTGGCTGCGGCCCGCCGAGGCCGTCGCCGGCTACGACCGCGGCGATCTGACGATGCTGCCGCCGACCATCGCGGTGCTCCGCGACCTCCTTCCGTACGACTCCGCCGATGAGGCGATGGCCGCCGGGTCCGCGCGCGACCTCACCCCGGTCATCGCCACGGCCACCGTGGACGCCTCCGGCGAGATCGTGCTGACCTGGCCGGGCCATGACGAATTCACCCGCGTCGCACCCGGGGGCGAGGGCCGGTGA
- a CDS encoding aspartate aminotransferase family protein, translated as MSTPFPSGTGLPDPATGAAVKAADRAHVFHSWAAQEVIDPLAVAGAEGSYFWDYDGNRYLDFSSQLVNTNIGHQHPRVVAAIQEQAGKLATFAPAFAIDVRSEAARLIAGLTPGDLDKIFFTNGGAEAVENAVRMARLHTGRPKVLSAYRSYHGSTAAAINLTGDPRRWPSDTASAGVVHFWGPYLYRSQFHAADEAQECGRALEHLEQLIAFEGPQSIAAVILETVVGTAGVLVPPDGYLAGVRALCDRHGIVFILDEVMAGFGRTGRWFAADHWDVVPDLLTFAKGVNSGYVPLGGVAISERIAATFATRPYPGGLTYSGHPLACASAVATINAMRDEKIVENAAHIGETVLGPGLRDIAERHPSVGEVRGMGVFWALDLVKDKITREPLVPYNAAGADNAPMADFAAACKRSGLWPFVNMNRTHVVPPCTVSEAEAKEGLALLDQALSVADRHTTAAAD; from the coding sequence ATGAGCACTCCGTTCCCCTCCGGCACCGGACTCCCCGATCCCGCGACCGGGGCCGCGGTCAAGGCCGCGGACCGCGCGCACGTCTTCCATTCCTGGGCGGCGCAGGAGGTCATCGACCCGCTCGCCGTGGCGGGCGCCGAGGGCTCGTACTTCTGGGACTACGACGGCAACCGCTACCTGGACTTCTCCTCGCAGCTGGTCAACACCAACATCGGCCACCAGCACCCGCGGGTCGTCGCCGCCATCCAGGAGCAGGCGGGGAAGCTGGCCACCTTCGCGCCGGCCTTCGCCATCGACGTACGGTCCGAGGCCGCGCGGCTGATCGCCGGGCTGACCCCCGGCGACCTCGACAAGATCTTCTTCACCAACGGCGGCGCGGAGGCGGTGGAGAACGCGGTACGGATGGCGCGGCTGCACACCGGCAGGCCCAAGGTGCTCAGCGCCTACCGCAGCTACCACGGCTCGACCGCGGCCGCGATCAACCTCACCGGCGACCCGCGCCGCTGGCCCTCGGACACCGCCTCCGCGGGGGTCGTGCACTTCTGGGGCCCGTACCTCTACCGCTCGCAATTCCACGCCGCCGACGAGGCGCAGGAGTGCGGCAGGGCACTAGAGCACCTGGAGCAGCTGATCGCCTTCGAGGGGCCGCAGTCCATCGCCGCCGTGATTCTGGAGACCGTCGTCGGCACCGCGGGCGTCCTGGTCCCGCCGGACGGCTATCTGGCCGGAGTACGCGCGCTGTGCGACCGCCACGGCATCGTCTTCATCCTGGACGAGGTGATGGCGGGCTTCGGCCGCACCGGGCGGTGGTTCGCCGCGGACCATTGGGACGTCGTGCCCGACCTGCTGACCTTCGCCAAGGGCGTCAACTCCGGCTATGTGCCGCTCGGCGGAGTCGCGATTTCCGAGCGCATCGCCGCGACCTTCGCCACCCGCCCCTACCCCGGCGGGCTCACCTACTCGGGACACCCGCTGGCCTGCGCCTCCGCGGTCGCCACGATCAACGCCATGCGCGACGAGAAGATCGTGGAAAATGCCGCGCACATCGGCGAGACCGTGCTCGGCCCCGGCCTGCGGGACATCGCCGAGCGCCACCCGTCGGTCGGCGAGGTGCGCGGCATGGGCGTCTTCTGGGCCCTCGACCTGGTCAAGGACAAGATCACCCGCGAGCCGCTGGTGCCGTACAACGCGGCGGGCGCGGACAACGCCCCCATGGCCGACTTCGCCGCCGCCTGCAAGCGCTCCGGCCTGTGGCCCTTCGTCAACATGAACCGCACCCATGTCGTCCCGCCCTGCACCGTCAGTGAGGCCGAGGCCAAGGAAGGGCTCGCCCTGCTCGACCAGGCGCTCAGCGTCGCCGACCGGCACACCACGGCCGCCGCCGACTAG
- a CDS encoding protein kinase domain-containing protein yields the protein MEQLRAGDPPRIGAYRLLGRLGTGGMGRVFLARSDRGRTVAVKLVRAELAAQEEFRTRFRREVQAARRVGGAWTAPVLDADTEADIPWVATGYVAGPSLQQVIKDYGPLPERSVTVLAAGLAHALADIHTAGLVHRDLKPSNVMITIDGPRVIDFGIARALETVADGSATLTHTGAMVGSPAFMSPEQVRGDRVTPACDVFCLGSVLAYAATGLQPFGAAGSGVHAQMFRVVQEPPDLDAVPDGLRGLVTACLVKEPEQRPSLADVLAMIEDAADGAPQETPAGRVEPWLPGAIVAQLGRHAVQLLELEAEAEVETEVPATAAVGTGSSGGAAMPPVAAAPTMVPGRRPAAEAAESAPGTDGAAPPPDPGPGVPADAPAKPAEPQEPPAARRFGPGALVAVLALLAVIAGSTTAYVVVRQSGGGGGHGSPPAAADAPAGTTAPSQTAAPTPAVTEPGAAPATVTPSVTASDTATPSSTPPAEPAAPVVPVEPPDDLVGTWVASYTSAPGITDTRTLTVREDGSVQLTGQRTDGTQTLYHCVWSMSVTGGGPPAELSPSLVVSGKPAASCQPGTTSTTLTLLDDTHLRRDGVAGEKAPPTYGKTG from the coding sequence GTGGAGCAGCTCAGAGCAGGCGATCCACCGCGGATCGGCGCGTACCGGCTGCTCGGCAGGCTCGGCACCGGCGGAATGGGCCGGGTCTTCCTGGCCCGTTCGGACCGGGGCCGCACCGTCGCGGTGAAACTGGTGCGGGCGGAACTGGCGGCCCAGGAGGAATTCCGCACCCGTTTCCGGCGTGAGGTGCAGGCGGCCCGGCGGGTCGGCGGCGCATGGACCGCGCCGGTGCTCGACGCCGACACCGAGGCCGACATCCCGTGGGTGGCCACCGGCTACGTCGCGGGTCCCTCCCTCCAGCAGGTCATCAAGGACTACGGGCCGCTGCCCGAGCGTTCGGTGACGGTGCTGGCCGCCGGGCTCGCCCACGCGCTGGCCGACATCCACACCGCGGGCCTGGTGCACCGGGATCTCAAGCCGTCGAACGTGATGATCACGATCGACGGTCCCCGGGTGATCGACTTCGGTATCGCCCGCGCCCTGGAGACGGTCGCGGACGGCTCCGCGACCCTCACCCACACGGGGGCCATGGTCGGCTCCCCCGCCTTCATGTCGCCCGAGCAGGTCCGCGGCGACCGGGTCACCCCGGCGTGCGACGTCTTCTGCCTCGGCTCCGTCCTCGCCTACGCCGCCACCGGCCTGCAGCCCTTCGGCGCGGCCGGCAGCGGGGTGCACGCCCAGATGTTCCGCGTCGTGCAGGAGCCCCCCGACCTCGACGCGGTGCCCGACGGGCTGCGCGGCCTGGTGACGGCCTGCCTGGTCAAGGAGCCCGAGCAGCGCCCGTCGCTGGCGGACGTGCTGGCGATGATCGAGGACGCCGCCGACGGGGCGCCGCAGGAGACCCCGGCGGGACGCGTCGAGCCGTGGCTGCCCGGCGCGATCGTCGCGCAGCTGGGGCGGCACGCGGTGCAGCTGCTCGAACTGGAGGCGGAGGCGGAGGTCGAAACCGAGGTGCCGGCCACCGCGGCGGTCGGCACCGGGTCGTCGGGCGGCGCGGCAATGCCGCCGGTTGCGGCGGCGCCGACCATGGTGCCGGGCCGGCGGCCCGCGGCCGAGGCGGCGGAATCGGCGCCGGGCACGGACGGGGCGGCTCCCCCGCCGGATCCCGGACCGGGCGTCCCTGCCGACGCTCCCGCCAAGCCGGCCGAACCGCAGGAGCCGCCCGCCGCCCGGCGCTTCGGGCCCGGTGCGCTCGTCGCCGTACTGGCCCTGCTCGCGGTGATCGCGGGCAGCACCACCGCCTATGTCGTCGTCCGCCAGAGCGGGGGCGGCGGGGGGCACGGCTCTCCGCCGGCCGCCGCGGACGCGCCAGCCGGTACGACGGCTCCGTCGCAGACTGCCGCGCCGACACCTGCTGTCACGGAGCCCGGCGCCGCCCCGGCGACCGTCACGCCGAGCGTGACAGCGTCGGACACGGCCACCCCCAGCAGCACCCCGCCGGCCGAACCGGCCGCGCCGGTGGTGCCGGTCGAACCGCCGGACGACCTCGTGGGCACCTGGGTGGCGTCGTACACCAGCGCGCCGGGCATCACCGACACGCGCACGCTGACCGTGCGCGAGGACGGCTCCGTGCAGCTCACCGGCCAGCGCACGGACGGCACACAGACCCTCTACCACTGTGTGTGGTCGATGTCGGTCACCGGCGGCGGGCCGCCGGCCGAGCTGAGCCCGTCGCTGGTGGTCAGCGGCAAGCCCGCCGCCTCGTGCCAGCCGGGGACCACGTCCACCACGCTGACCCTGCTCGACGACACCCACCTGCGGCGCGACGGGGTCGCCGGCGAGAAGGCGCCGCCGACGTACGGGAAGACCGGCTGA
- a CDS encoding DUF4177 domain-containing protein: MAKKWEYATVPLLVHATKQILDTWGEDGWELVQVVPGPNNSEQLVAYFKREKQA, from the coding sequence ATGGCAAAGAAGTGGGAATACGCGACCGTGCCGCTGCTCGTGCACGCGACAAAGCAGATCCTCGACACCTGGGGCGAGGACGGCTGGGAGCTGGTCCAGGTCGTGCCCGGCCCCAACAATTCCGAGCAGTTGGTCGCGTACTTCAAGCGCGAGAAGCAGGCGTGA
- a CDS encoding cytochrome P450, producing the protein MTLLSTVFTPHSRTFAADPYPAYEELRAAGRAHYYEPTRQWLIPHYDDVNALLRDRRLGRTYLHRFTHEEFGRTAPPPELEPFTVLNDNGLLDLEAPVHSRIRRLVAKAFTPRTVEELAPTVQRLAAELITSLHADGGGDLHARVAEPLPVAVIAEMLGIPAGDRGQLRPWSAAMTGMYELNPGEDAARDAVRASGEFSGYLRKLIAARRTDPGEDLISALIAVQDDGDVLSEQEMVSTCVLLLNAGHEATVNSTTLGWLSLFRHPDQLRILQDEPDRLPDGVEEVLRHDTPLQLFERWVLDDIEVGGTVIPRGSEVALLFGSANRDPARFREPDRFDVTRPAADNRHVSFGAGIHYCLGAPLARVELTASFGTFLRHAPGMRLLSEPRWRPNYVIRGVEELLVGW; encoded by the coding sequence ATGACTCTCCTTTCCACGGTCTTCACTCCCCACTCCCGCACCTTCGCCGCCGACCCCTACCCGGCGTACGAGGAGCTGCGCGCGGCCGGCCGCGCCCATTACTACGAGCCGACGCGGCAGTGGCTGATCCCGCACTACGACGACGTCAACGCGCTGCTGCGGGACCGCCGCCTCGGCCGCACCTATCTGCACCGCTTCACGCACGAGGAATTCGGCCGCACCGCGCCGCCCCCCGAGCTGGAGCCGTTCACCGTGCTGAACGACAACGGCCTGCTCGACCTGGAGGCCCCGGTCCACTCCCGGATCCGCCGGCTGGTCGCCAAGGCCTTCACCCCGCGTACGGTCGAGGAACTGGCGCCCACCGTCCAGCGGCTGGCCGCCGAACTGATCACCTCCCTCCACGCCGACGGCGGCGGCGACCTGCACGCCCGGGTCGCCGAACCGCTGCCGGTCGCGGTCATCGCCGAGATGCTGGGCATACCGGCCGGGGACCGCGGCCAGCTGCGGCCCTGGTCGGCGGCCATGACCGGGATGTACGAGCTCAACCCGGGCGAGGACGCCGCCCGTGACGCCGTGCGGGCCAGCGGGGAATTCTCCGGCTATCTGCGGAAGCTGATCGCCGCCCGCCGCACCGACCCCGGCGAGGACCTGATCAGCGCGCTGATCGCGGTCCAGGACGACGGCGACGTACTGAGCGAGCAGGAGATGGTGTCCACCTGTGTGCTGCTGCTCAACGCCGGCCACGAGGCCACCGTCAACAGCACCACCCTGGGCTGGCTCAGCCTCTTCCGGCACCCCGACCAGCTGCGGATCCTCCAGGACGAGCCGGACCGGCTGCCGGACGGTGTGGAGGAGGTCCTGCGCCACGACACCCCCTTGCAGCTCTTCGAACGCTGGGTCCTGGACGACATCGAGGTCGGCGGCACCGTCATTCCGCGCGGCTCCGAGGTCGCCCTGCTCTTCGGCTCCGCCAACCGCGACCCCGCCCGCTTCCGCGAGCCGGACCGCTTCGACGTCACCCGCCCCGCCGCCGACAACCGGCACGTCAGCTTCGGCGCCGGCATCCACTACTGCCTGGGCGCCCCGCTGGCCCGCGTCGAGCTCACCGCGTCCTTCGGCACCTTCCTGCGGCACGCCCCCGGGATGCGGCTGCTGTCCGAGCCGCGCTGGCGGCCGAACTACGTCATCCGCGGGGTGGAGGAGCTGCTGGTCGGCTGGTGA